Proteins from one Mytilus galloprovincialis chromosome 11, xbMytGall1.hap1.1, whole genome shotgun sequence genomic window:
- the LOC143051901 gene encoding uncharacterized protein LOC143051901 isoform X2 encodes MADKSQGRVPSVSEKEVLIKAQLGFKRIQFCLEDKEEDVLAKISENETGFYQLQDIGGFELLRCRQNYRQLELVDCPWTVRDLKATLGSQGKIYLRPIQINLSTQSTVQSTHIEKREACKTCGDSFSIHELRKHVKLCHEKDLSNESDSELYDPHITETNVEETDEIQSEKIPDNIMENMEQVESSNNNSGSSVNSNNETIIESIIVSSTYQSSLDGKEVNDVIPIDDVFLQSRDDSSSAINVDPVDNLMTDESNIITLINNCLNYLIENSINDPVDILRYLQKNIVTGRELEITSIETPTDGDTNFISVDRHELIETAFDEVGALTDLRPTLEVQFYGENAVDSGGPRKEFFRLILREIKEKYFEPVRPFAKMEDYETIGKILALSMLQNGKIPQFLDFSLVDELFESSSPSLVVLNLRKGLDSLGLYKIGSSLPQFRHLFNTKPPILTLKGAITMLKPNLSEPGTNRRSLQTRVYSVFTKYLREVSSGRRENISLHSILMFATGADEEPILGFAVGPEICFSESETYNSFLPTSNTCINRLTLPIPSAEKDLPTNEILFHLYDLAFANTYYGLSLTYYCQHFVFVIIQCK; translated from the exons ATGGCAGACAAATCCCAAGGACGGGTACCTTCAGTTTCTGAAAAAGAAGTTTTAATTAAAGCCCAATTGGGTTTTAAAAGGATCCAGTTTTGTCTTGAAGACAAGGAAGAAGATGTTTTGGCTAAAATATCAGAAAATGAAACTGGGTTTTACCAGTTACAAGATATTGGAGGGTTTGAACTATTAAGATGCAGACAAAATTACAGACAGTTAGAATTAGTTGACTGTCCATGGACAGTCCGTGATCTGAAGGCCACGCTTGGAAGTCAAGGTAAAATATACCTAAGGCCTATACAAATAAACTTAAGTACACAGTCAACAGTTCAGAGTACTCATATAGAAAAAAGGGAAGCTTGTAAAACTTGTGGAGACAGCTTCAGTATACATGAACTAAGAAAACATGTAAAACTGTGTCATGAAAAAGATCTTTCTAATGAGTCTGACTCAGAGCTATATGATCCACATATTACTGAAACAAATGTTGAAGAAACTGATGAAATCCAAAGTGAAAAGATACCAGACAATATCATGGAAAATATGGAACAAGTTGAGTCATCTAACAATAACAGTGGATCTTCTGTAAACAGCAACAATGAAACAATTATAGAAAGCATAATAGTGTCCTCGACATATCAAAGCAGTCTTGATGGAAAGGAAGTTAATGATGTTATTCCTATTGATGATGTCTTTCTCCAATCTAGAGATGACAGTTCATCAGCTATCAATGTGGACCCTGTAGATAACTTGATGACAGATGAATCAAATATTATAACACTTATTAACAATTGCCTTAACTACCTTATAGAAAACAGTATTAATGACCCCGTAGACATCTTGCGCTATTTACAAAAGAATATAGTAACTGGTAGGGAATTGGAAATTACAAGTATAGAAACACCCACAGATGGAGACACAAATTTTATTTCTGTGGACAGACACGAGTTAATTGAAACTGCCTTTGATGAAGTAGGAGCATTAACAGACTTACGTCCTACATTAGAGGTACAGTTTTACGGCGAG AATGCAGTTGACAGCGGTGGACCCAGGAAAGAATTTTTTCGGTTAATCCTTAGAGAAATTAAAGAGAAATATTTCGAGCCTGTTAGACCATTTGCAAAAATGGAGGACTATGAAACCATAGGAAAGATTTTAG CTCTTTCAATGTTACAGAATGGAAAGATACCACAGTTTTTGGATTTTTCTCTTGTTGATGAGCTGTTTGAAAGTAGCAGTCCAAGTTTGGTAGTTCTGAATTTAAGAAAAGGACTAGACAGTTTAGGACTTTACAAG ATTGGAAGTTCACTTCCCCAGTTTCGCCACCTTTTTAACACAAAACCACCAATATTGACTTTGAAAGGTGCAATTACAATGCTGAAACCGAATCTCAGTGAACCTGGCACCAACAGAAGAAGTTTACAAACTCGAGTTTATTCAGTGTTCACAAAATATCTTCGGGAAGTATCAA GTGGAAGAAGAGAAAATATATCACTGCATAGTATATTAATGTTTGCAACTGGAGCTGATGAAGAACCAATTCTTGGATTTGCAGTAGGCCCAGAGATCTGTTTTTCTGAGAGTGAAACATATAATTCTTTTCTGCCTACTTCAAACACCTGCATAAATAGACTTACTTTACCAATTCCATCAGCAGAGAAGGATTTACCAACAAATGAAATCTTATTCCACTTGTACGACTTGGCATTTGCCAATACTTATTATGGATTAAGTTTAACATATTATTGTCaacattttgtatttgtgatCATTCAGTGTAAATGA